Proteins found in one Salvia splendens isolate huo1 chromosome 10, SspV2, whole genome shotgun sequence genomic segment:
- the LOC121750517 gene encoding cytochrome c oxidase subunit 6b-2-like, translating to MDEIELKTAPADFRFPTTNQTRHCFTRYIEFHRCVAAKGEEDGDCNKFAKYYRSLCPGEWVDKWNEQRDNGTFPGPL from the exons ATGGATGAG ATTGAACTAAAAACTGCACCTGCTGATTTTCGGTTCCCGACGACCAACCAAACGCGGCATTGTTTCACTCGCTACATTGAGTTCCACAG GTGTGTGGCTGCTAAGGGAGAAGAAGATGGTGATTGTAACAAATTCGCCAAATACTATCGCTCCCTTTGCCCTGGTGAATGG GTCGACAAGTGGAACGAGCAGAGGGATAATGGGACATTCCCCGGGCCTCTATAA
- the LOC121750468 gene encoding glycine-rich protein 23-like, translating into MAKLKPCALLALLLLSTLATVSQSRVVRKDLGLDLGGLGGGVGLGVGVGIGLGGGGSGSGAGAGSGSGAGSGGGGSSSSSSSSSSSSSSSSGGGGGGAGSEAGSSAGSRAGSGSGGAGSEAGSSAGSRAGSRAGSGGNHG; encoded by the coding sequence ATGGCAAAGTTGAAGCCGTGTGCTCTTCTTGCTTTGCTCCTTTTATCGACACTCGCAACCGTCTCCCAAAGCCGAGTCGTGAGGAAAGATCTCGGCTTGGACTTGGGCGGCTTAGGCGGCGGAGTCGGCCTCGGAGTTGGGGTCGGCATTGGCTTGGGAGGCGGTGGTAGTGGCTCCGGAGCCGGGGCTGGCTCTGGCTCTGGCGCTGGCTCCGGTGGGGGTGGAAGCTCTAGCTCCAGTTCGAGCTCGAGTTCGTCGAGCTCCAGCTCGagtggaggtggtggaggaggtgCGGGCTCGGAAGCCGGCTCGTCTGCTGGGTCACGAGCTGGATCGGGTTCAGGTGGCGCTGGTTCGGAAGCAGGCTCGTCTGCCGGGTCAAGGGCCGGATCACGAGCCGGGTCGGGTGGCAACCATGGATAA
- the LOC121752598 gene encoding WAT1-related protein At4g30420-like — protein MGLENYKAIIVMVGCQFLYAGVALTGREALLQDFSSRVFVVYRQFTAFLLIAPFAFFSRRGTNACGMTWKGFFLISLLSFIGVTFSQNLYYEGLYLSSSSAASALGNAVPAITFTIAYFLGMEKVNLGNVRSLCKILGTCVCVSGAVVMAVLKGPKLMNMELLPNNSIGEENRWLIGCLSLLASTTCWSLWVILQVYVTAHYPDNLSLTAWMCLIAAVQSAVLTFIIEPDLNTWKLTSSLQFFCCFYAGVASALTFLGQAWCIGMRGPLFSAMFNPLCTVIVTIFAFIFMHEELYIGSLTGGLAVIIGLYVVLWGKAKDYEEIKEEDTTTKKHQNNVYGQNEAITSVDLEQPLLSDN, from the exons ATGGGTTTGGAGAATTATAAGGCCATCATAGTTATGGTAGGGTGCCAGTTTCTATATGCAGGAGTTGCTCTAACTGGAAGAGAAGCTCTTTTGCAGGATTTTAGCTCTCGAGTGTTTGTTGTTTACAGACAATTTACTGCTTTCTTGCTTATTGCTCCTTTTGCTTTTTTCTCAAG GCGAGGAACAAATGCGTGTGGTATGACCTGGAAGGGCTTCTTCTTGATATCTTTGCTGTCTTTCATTGG TGTAACATTCAGCCAGAACCTATATTACGAGGGATTGTACTTATCCTCATCCTCTGCAGCTAGCGCTTTGGGCAATGCGGTTCCTGCCATAACCTTTACTATAGCTTATTTCTTAgg gatggAAAAAGTAAATCTTGGAAACGTGAGAAGTTTGTGCAAGATTTTGGGAACATGTGTATGTGTAAGTGGCGCTGTTGTAATGGCAGTGCTAAAAGGACCAAAATTAATGAACATGGAGTTGTTGCCAAATAATTCAATTGGAGAAGAAAACAGATGGTTGATTGGCTGCTTATCTCTTCTTGCAAGCACCACTTGCTGGTCCCTTTGGGTTATCTTGCAGGTTTATGTAACAGCTCACTATCCAGATAATCTCTCATTAACGGCATGGATGTGCTTAATCGCAGCCGTCCAATCCGCCGTCTTGACATTCATCATCGAGCCTGATTTGAACACGTGGAAACTCACCTCCTCTTTGCAGTTTTTTTGTTGCTTCTACGCT GGTGTGGCTTCGGCATTGACATTCTTAGGGCAAGCATGGTGCATAGGCATGAGAGGGCCTCTTTTTTCAGCCATGTTCAATCCTCTTTGTACAGTCATAGTCACAATATTTGCCTTCATTTTCATGCATGAAGAGTTGTACATCGGAAG CCTGACCGGTGGATTGGCGGTGATAATTGGATTGTATGTGGTGCTATGGGGCAAGGCAAAAGACTATGAAGAAATCAAGGAAGAAGATACTACTACTAAAAAGCACCAAAATAATGTTTATGGGCAAAATGAGGCCATCACTAGTGTTGACTTGGAGCAGCCCCTTTTGTCTGATAATTGA